A single window of Drosophila suzukii chromosome 3, CBGP_Dsuzu_IsoJpt1.0, whole genome shotgun sequence DNA harbors:
- the VAChT gene encoding vesicular acetylcholine transporter, with the protein MASFQIPVINLEVREVKEIVWEKIQEPVNQRRLILVIVSIALLLDNMLYMVIVPIIPDYLREIGSFDDGPTPPPLRDNITGKIIPMHHDHHGQDSATGILFASKAIVQLMVNPFSGGLIDKIGYDLPMLIGLTIMFFSTAVFACGSSYSVLFFARSLQGAGSAFADTAGLAMIADRFTEENERSQALGIALAFISFGCLVAPPFGGALYQFAGKEVPFLILALVCLLDGLMLLLVMKPVKEAIKQSKEVQDQVIPIWRLLMDPYIAVCAGALTMSNVALAFLEPTISLWMEDNMTTENWKIGMVWLPAFFPHVLGVVITVKMARKYPQHQWLMAAVGLALEGFSCFIIPFCSGYKMLMLPICVICFGIALIDTALLPTLGYLVDVRYVSVYGSIYAIADISYSIAYAVGPIIAGGVVEAIGFTALNFLIAFSNLAYVPVLRKLRNIYDFKPFENEANILMQDPPNKEYQTYVMHDQKPVEGGVKNHLEYGQQYQQEQETNLDDQQYEYQQQQGYQQAGGYQQDQGYQPGYQEQGGSYAPQGQPRVANPFQQQQQQQQQQAQSRGPAGPANPFRQGF; encoded by the coding sequence ATGGCCTCATTCCAAATACCTGTTATCAACCTCGAAGTTCGCGAGGTCAAGGAGATCGTGTGGGAGAAGATCCAGGAGCCGGTGAACCAGCGTCGTTTGATCCTGGTGATCGTATCGATAGCCCTGCTGCTGGACAACATGCTGTATATGGTGATAGTGCCCATTATTCCCGACTATCTGAGGGAGATTGGCAGCTTCGACGATGGGCCCACGCCGCCTCCTTTGAGGGATAACATTACAGGGAAGATCATACCCATGCATCATGACCACCACGGTCAGGACTCGGCCACGGGCATTCTGTTCGCCTCCAAGGCCATCGTCCAGCTGATGGTGAATCCCTTCTCGGGCGGCCTCATCGATAAGATCGGCTACGACTTACCCATGCTGATCGGCCTGACCATCATGTTCTTCTCCACGGCCGTCTTCGCCTGCGGCAGCAGCTACAGCGTCCTGTTCTTCGCCCGATCTCTCCAGGGAGCTGGTTCCGCCTTCGCAGACACCGCCGGTTTAGCCATGATAGCCGATCGGTTCACGGAGGAGAACGAGCGATCCCAGGCTTTGGGCATTGCGCTGGCCTTCATCAGCTTTGGCTGCCTGGTGGCGCCACCTTTCGGCGGTGCCCTCTACCAGTTTGCCGGCAAGGAGGTGCCCTTCCTGATCCTGGCACTGGTCTGCCTGCTGGATGGCCTGATGCTGCTCCTGGTGATGAAGCCGGTCAAGGAGGCGATCAAGCAGAGCAAGGAGGTGCAGGACCAGGTGATACCCATCTGGCGTTTGCTCATGGATCCCTACATAGCCGTCTGTGCTGGTGCACTGACCATGTCCAATGTGGCGCTAGCCTTTTTGGAGCCCACCATCTCGCTGTGGATGGAGGACAACATGACCACGGAGAACTGGAAGATTGGCATGGTGTGGTTGCCCGCCTTCTTTCCGCACGTGCTGGGCGTGGTCATCACGGTGAAGATGGCCCGGAAGTATCCACAGCACCAGTGGCTAATGGCCGCCGTCGGATTGGCCCTGGAGGGCTTCTCCTGCTTTATCATACCCTTCTGCAGTGGCTACAAGATGCTCATGCTGCCCATCTGTGTGATCTGCTTTGGAATCGCCCTGATCGACACCGCTCTACTGCCCACACTGGGTTATCTGGTGGATGTGCGTTACGTCTCGGTTTATGGCAGTATCTATGCCATAGCGGATATATCCTATTCGATTGCCTATGCCGTGGGCCCCATTATCGCTGGAGGAGTGGTGGAAGCCATTGGATTCACGGCCCTCAACTTCTTGATAGCCTTCTCCAACCTGGCCTATGTGCCCGTGCTGCGAAAGCTGCGCAATATCTACGACTTCAAGCCCTTCGAGAACGAGGCCAACATCCTGATGCAGGACCCGCCCAACAAGGAGTACCAGACCTACGTGATGCACGACCAGAAGCCCGTGGAGGGCGGTGTCAAGAATCATCTGGAGTACGGGCAGCAGTatcagcaggagcaggagACCAATCTGGATGACCAGCAGTACGAgtaccagcagcagcaaggATACCAACAGGCTGGGGGCTATCAGCAGGACCAGGGCTACCAGCCGGGCTACCAGGAGCAGGGCGGCAGCTACGCCCCCCAGGGACAGCCCCGCGTGGCCAATCCCttccagcaacagcagcagcaacaacaacagcaggcCCAGAGCAGAGGTCCTGCCGGTCCGGCGAATCCCTTTAGGCAAGGATTTTAA